From Triticum urartu cultivar G1812 chromosome 2, Tu2.1, whole genome shotgun sequence, a single genomic window includes:
- the LOC125538041 gene encoding 40S ribosomal protein S14 isoform X2, whose product MSGRKKTREPKEENVTLGPAVREGEHVFGVAHIFASFNDTFIHVTDLSGRETLVRITGGMKVKADRDESSPYAAMLASQDVAVRCKELGITALHIKLRATGGNKTKTPGPGAQAALRALARSGMKIGRIEDVLFSSLVYDVIQRINP is encoded by the exons ATG TCAGGGAGGAAGAAGACCCGCGAGCCCAAGGAGGAGAACGTGACGCTCGGCCCCGCCGTCCGCGAGGGGGAGCACGTCTTCGGCGTCGCGCACATCTTCGCCTCCTTCAACGACACCTTCATC CATGTCACGGATCTGTCCGGGAGGGAGACGCTCGTCCGCATCACCG GTGGCATGAAGGTCAAAGCTGATCGTGATGAATCATCCCCTTATGCAGCTATGCTTGCATCTCAGGATGTTGCTGTAAGATGCAAG GAGCTTGGAATTACTGCTCTGCACATTAAGCTCCGTGCTACTGGTGGAAACAAGACAAAAACTCCAGGTCCTGGTGCTCAAGCTGCGCTTAGAGCTCTTGCACGTTCTGGCATGAAGATTGGACGCATTG AGGATGTTTTATTTTCCAGTTTAGTTTATGATGTCATACAGCGGATTAATCCATGA
- the LOC125538041 gene encoding 40S ribosomal protein S14 isoform X1, translated as MSGRKKTREPKEENVTLGPAVREGEHVFGVAHIFASFNDTFIHVTDLSGRETLVRITGGMKVKADRDESSPYAAMLASQDVAVRCKELGITALHIKLRATGGNKTKTPGPGAQAALRALARSGMKIGRIEDVTPVPTDSTRRKGGRRGRRL; from the exons ATG TCAGGGAGGAAGAAGACCCGCGAGCCCAAGGAGGAGAACGTGACGCTCGGCCCCGCCGTCCGCGAGGGGGAGCACGTCTTCGGCGTCGCGCACATCTTCGCCTCCTTCAACGACACCTTCATC CATGTCACGGATCTGTCCGGGAGGGAGACGCTCGTCCGCATCACCG GTGGCATGAAGGTCAAAGCTGATCGTGATGAATCATCCCCTTATGCAGCTATGCTTGCATCTCAGGATGTTGCTGTAAGATGCAAG GAGCTTGGAATTACTGCTCTGCACATTAAGCTCCGTGCTACTGGTGGAAACAAGACAAAAACTCCAGGTCCTGGTGCTCAAGCTGCGCTTAGAGCTCTTGCACGTTCTGGCATGAAGATTGGACGCATTG AGGATGTTACCCCGGTCCCAACTGACAGCACCCGCCGGAAGGGTGGTAGAAGAGGAAGGAGGCTGTAA